A region of the Muricauda sp. MAR_2010_75 genome:
TTGTAGTAGATATGTGGAGTATTGAAAATAATTGGGCTTTTAAGAATGAATTGGTCAAATTGAACGAAAAAGATAAATTAAACAGTATTGCCAAAGGCTGTTTCTACAATTACGATTCTTTGGTCATTAACCTTCATACCTTTAATCTAAACATACAGCATTATAGGTCATATGTGAAAAATAAAAGATTGGATATTTTACTGAAATCCCCTATATATAAAAATTTGAATCCGACCACTGAAGCCAATATCATTAGGGCGTTTTATCTAAAAAAGAAAGAACAAATACAATTTTCTAGTAACACAAAGAAATATTTGATTGATAAAATTGGTCAACTTAAGGACAATGGTTTTAATCCAATTGATATTCTGGAGGAAACAATAACGAAGTACCCCAAATATCAAAATCTACTAAACAAAAATGATTTGGATAAAATGATAAATGACTTGTATTCCGCTAACCAATTTGACAATCAAATTTATATTGATATTTAAGAGTTTGATTAGTTAACAATAACCGGAGAGGCACAGAATTTAATGTTAAAAATTTTAGAAAGCTTCTATTAATCGCCTTGTTGTCCTAGTCTTCTAACTTGTCACTTCATAGGATTGTGGTGTGGTTCCCATAAAACTTTCCTTTGGGTGATTCTATTTTCATCAAAATAAATGTACGAAATGTCAAGGTTTTTGGTTTCCATGGGTTCATGGCAAAGATATTGCTTGACTTGATCCAATAAAAAATGGCAATCCGGTAAAAGGATTAAAAATTTAGCGTGCATGCGTTGGCCATTCTTTTCCCTTTCCATGGAAATCCCCTGCTGTTGTTTCCTCCGTTTTTGGTTTTCCCCTTCTGAAAAGACCCTCCAATGATTTACCGTACATAAGGCCATGTACGGCAAAGCCCTTGTAATCAATCCATAGACTATAGGTTTGTGATATAGTTGATCGGAGGTCACGAAGCAAGTTGTGTTTTTGCTAACAAAAACCCTGCGCACCTTGTTTGCAGTTTGCCTTGTGATCCGTTAAATCATTTGAAATGGGAAGGCCAAAAAAAGAACTTGGGTTATTAAAAACAATACAGGTCAATGTCAGGATGACTGCTGCTGATCATTCCAAAGTTTCCGTTAATGCAGAAACCATCGGGCTGTCCGTTGCCGAATATATCCGAAGAAAATGTACGGGAAAATCCTTGCCGAATAAAAAGATAACCCCATTGGACAGGAAACTCTTTGTCGAGTTGAGCCGGGTGGGAAACAACCTGAACCAACTTGCCAGGGTCTCAAACTCAGGTATCCGTGACCCGTTCAATATCATTAAACAATTGGAGGAGGTAAAAATGCTGTTGCAACAGCTCAAATCAAATATAGCGAACAATGATAGGTAAGATAACAATAGGAAAGGATTTTTACGGTGTTCTTGCCTACAATGAGAAAAAGGTAGGCGAAGGTGTAGGGTATGTGATCGATTCCAATATAGAGTATTCCACAGCGGTAAACATGACACAGGAATTCAATTTGATCAGGCAATTGCGTCCGGGACTTGGGAATGCGGTCCTTCATGTTTCCTTGAACCTGCCGTACTCTGACCAATTGGACGATAATGAATTTGCTTCATTGGGATGCGACTATCTAATGAAGATGGGTTTCGATAACAACCAGTTCATTATGTACCGTCATACGGACACGGAACACGAACACATCCATATAGTGGGCAATAGGGTCAGGTATTCGGGTAGGATAACGAGTGACAGTAACATTAAAAGAAGAAGCCGGGAAGTGCTCAATGATTTGGAGAGGAAATATGGGTTGACTCAAATTTCAACAAAAATTGGTGGAAAAAAATCACTTGATCAAAAGGAAATAGAGAAAACCCTGAGAACAGGCGATGTACCTATCAAACTTGTCCTACAGGAGCGAATTGGTTCGGCAATCTCAAAAGCAATGGACACAACAGAATTTATCAAGTTGCTACAAGAGCAAAATATCTTGCCAAGATTCAACGTAAGCGAAACCACAGGCAGGGTTTCGGGGATATCTTTCAAATATCAAAATGTGGTATATAAAGGCAGTACCCTTGGTAAAATTTTTTCATGGAACAGTATTGTAAAACAAATCGATTATGAGCAAACAAGAGACCGTTCAATTATATTATCGGCTAATGGAAAAGAACGAGGAACTGATCAAGCTGACGAAGGAAACGTTGAAGGAACAGTCAAGGTTGAACCAAGAAATAATGGGACTGCAAAAGGCACTCGAAATTCTGCTCAACAATCAAAAAGTCATGTGGGAGAAATTAAGGAAAATGGAATAGTCGAGTCTTTAATGGATGAATCGGAATGGAATCCTTTTAAGCTGGAACTTACTGACCATGGTGCCAGAAAAAAGTCTAAAAGAAAGAAGAAAAGAAAGGGATTGAACAAATAAATCGAATCAGAGTGTCGTAAAATTCAATGGGCAATCAAGTAAACATACAACCCCTTAATCTGACCGGTAAGGCGTTTTGCGAAAAGCTTGGTGTATCGTACAATGGACAGATCATGCAGGCTTTACGGGATCTAGGATTAGTCAGTTTTTTCAAAGTTGGCAAAAAATACCTGTATGCTTATGAAGACATTTATTCGGTCAATCAAAAACTCAGAAAGGGGGAAATATCCATAAGAGTGGACAAAGGGTATTATATCACTATTAATGAAGTAGTTTAAGTATTGCATGAAAAGCACTTCAACCGAACAATCGATTCATTTCTTCTGCTTCTTCCTTATGGTAAAAATCTTTTAAATAATGCTGTGTGGTGGACAATTTGGTATGCCCCAATAGTTTGGAGATCATTAACAACCCAGTATCTTTTTTTACCGCAAAGTCGGCGAAGGAATGTTTTGCCATATGCATATTTACCCATTTTCCTATTTCTGCTTTTTCACAAGCATTACGCAATGACCGGTTTATAGCATTATTGGCAATATATAATTTGTGTTCTATTTCTTCTGCATTTTTATTGTCCATTCCATAAAGGGGAGGAAAGATAAAAGTATTGTTTCTACCTTTATAATTTTCTAGTATAGCCACAGCCTTAGGAGTCAAAGGCAAAGTTCTTTTTGCACCGGCTCTAGTTCTGGATTTGCCCATAGTATATACGATTTCATTTCCGGCAATATTTTCCCATTTAAGCTTGCATATATCAGAAAATCTCATACCAGCTGTATAGAAGGAAAATAGGAACATGTCCCTGGCTTTGATCATCCCTTTGAATCTTACAGGGATTTCCAATTCTGAAAGTTTGGTGATTTCTTCAAAAGTCAATGAGTCTTTTTCAACATTCTCAGTTACTATTGTATAGCCTCTTATGGGATTTTCCTTTATAACACCCATTTTCATTGCTTTATTTAGAACTGCATACATTGACTTGAAATTCGAGGCGACGGTATTAATTTTATTCCCTTTTTCAAGCATCCATTTTTCATAATCCTTGGCGAATTGTACGGAAAGATCGGAGAATGAAACGTAGCTCGAGAATTTTTTTAGTTTTTGGATGTACTTCTGTTGTGTGTTGGCAGTGCGGATTTTACCTTTTAACCTAGCTTCATCGACTATTTGTTGATAGAAGTCCAAAAAAGAACTAGTATCATACTTCTTGTTATTCTTATAAAGAAGGAGCAAGCGTTTGGCCGAAATCCCTTTATTATTGTAATAGATTTGTTGAACAGAGATCAATAAGGATTGGAGATTGGCGTTCAGTTTTTCTTCAAGTGGATGCCTTTTTATTTTTTTCTTTTTGTCGTCCCACTGGTTTTTTAGTACGGATATTCCAGAGTCAATATACTGGACATCCTTTTTAGAAGTCTCAATTTTAAGTCTGATTAATTGGGTTCCGTTCTTTTTTAAATAAGAGGAAAGATAATAGTTGAAATTCATTAGTTCGGTATTAGTTCGGAATATGCATAAATATAATGAAACATAAACGATTATAAACAATAAAAGCCTCTATTGATATAGAGGCTTTTACGTGTATTTAAAGGGTGTGAGCGTATTTATTCCTGCATGGTGTGGTACACGTTCTGTACGTCATCATCCTCTTCAATTTTCTCCAAAAGTTTTTCCACATCCGCCATCTCCTCTTCGGAAAGTTCCTTGGTCACTTGTGGAATACGATCAAAGCCGGAAGACAGAATTTCAATATCCCGAGACTCCAATTCTTTTTGGATGGCACCAAAACTTTCAAAAGGCGCATAAATATGGATACCTTCTTCATCCACAAAAACCTCTTCGGCACCAAAGTCGATCATCTCCAGTTCCAGTTCTTCCGGGTCGATGCCTTCACCATTTATGGTAAAGTTGCAGGTGTGGTCAAACATGAACTCCACAGAACCAGAAGTGCCCAAGCTACCATTGCATTTGTTGAAATAACTCCGAATATTGGCCACGGTACGGGTGTTATTATCCGTAGCGGTCTCTATCAAGATGGCAATTCCGTGAGGCGCGTAGCCTTCAAAAAGCACCTCCTTATAGTCGCCAAGACTTTTGTCCGAAGCTCTTTTAATGGCCCGTTCAATATTGTCCTTGGGCATGTTCACCGCCTTGGCATTCTGAATTACGGCACGAAGTTTTGAGTTGGCATCCGGGTCAGTGCCACCTTCTTTGACAGCCATTACAATGTCTTTTCCAATTCTGGTGAATGCTTTGGACATGGCCGCCCAACGCTTCAGTTTTCGTGTCTTTCTAAATTCAAATGCTCTTCCCATACAAATTATTGGTTATGGCTGGGGGCAAATTTAGCAAAAAAAGCACCGCTGTCAAGAGCGTAAATAGAAGGGGTAAATTTTACTTATTGACGATGCTTTCAATGGTTTTGGCCAGGTCAATATCCTTTTGGGTAACACCGCCGGCATCATGGGTGTTCAATTTAATGGTGAGGTTATTGTAGACATTTTCCCAATTGGGGTGGTGATTTTGATGCTCACATTCAAAAGCAATCCGGGTCATCACGGAAAAGGCTTCCTTAAAGTTTTTGAATTTGAATGATTTCACAATCATATCATCTTTTAAAGACCACCCCGAAAGGCTTTTAAGGGATTCTCCAATTTGTGCTGTACTCAACTTTTCCATAAAACTTCGTTTTATTGAAAGTTAACCAAATCAATACGAAAAAGCGAAAAAGAAGAGGATTAATCAATCCACGGGAATGTGATGGTCGATAATTTCTTGACAGCTGATCCTCAAGTTTTTTGGCAATTGATTATCCTTGGGAAGTGCCGCTAAATATCGGTCTTCATTGGTGGTAAAAACCCGCTTGAAAATGGGCTTTTGGTTTCCTCCCATGCGTTGGACAATCTCATTTATGAATTCTTCATGATGGATAAGGTCCGTACTTCCCAAATGGAAAATTCCAGCTTTATCCCGGTTGATGAGGTAATGGATTTGTTGGGTGAGCCTGTCGTCATTCGTAACATTGATGATAAGGTTGGGAAACACCTCAATAGGTTCCTTGTTCTCCAATTGTGCTTTGATTTCCTTTACCCTGGGCGATGTATTTCCAAAGACCATAGGCACTCGTAGAATGGTGGTCTTGTCCTTGGGCATACGCATCAACATGTTTTCAATCTTTATTTTGAGTCGCCCGTAGACACTTTCAGATAGCGTTTTGTCAAACTCGTAGGAAGGAAACTTGCTGTATGCATCAAAAACGTTGGCTGATGAGATGAAATACAATTTGGCCTGGCTCTTCATCAAATATTCCATTAAATGATGGTGGGCCTGTATCTGAGCTGGAAAATTTCCTCTCAATGAAGAAATAATGACATCAGGATGCACTTTTTCCAGAATCCGGAAAATATCGTCCTCCTCCAGATCATATCGGAAAAACTGCTTGTTATTGGAAAAACTTCGGTTGGAATAATAGGTGCCGTATGTGTCAAAATAAGAGCAGAGTTCCTTGTATATGGCGTTTCCCACAAATCCACTCGCTCCTAATATCAATATCTTCTTTTTCTCCAAACGCTATTACTGGGTTTTATAAAATGGCAATTTTACTATAGTGGCCGGAACTTTGTTGATACGTATCTGAATATAAATGGTGCTGTCCAAGTTGGCATTTTCTGCAGTAACATAACCCAATCCAATTCCTTTGGATAGGGAAGGGGACATGGTTCCAGAGGTTACCTTGCCGATTTCATTCCCTTTGGCATCCAAAATGGGATAACCATTTCTGGGAATACCACGTTCTTCCATCTGAAAGGCGACCAATTTCCGCTTGGGGCCTTCTTCTTTTTCTTGGGCAAGGGCATCGCTGTTCACAAAATCCTTGGTGAACTTGGTAATCCATCCCAATCCAGCTTCGAAAGGGGAAGTGGTATCATCAATGTCATTCCCATAAAGGCAGTAGCCCATTTCCAAACGTAAGGTATCCCGTGCTGCCAATCCAATGGGCTTGATGCCAAAATCTGCACCCGCTTCCAAAACTTTGTCCCAAACCTGTTT
Encoded here:
- a CDS encoding plasmid mobilization protein, translated to MGRPKKELGLLKTIQVNVRMTAADHSKVSVNAETIGLSVAEYIRRKCTGKSLPNKKITPLDRKLFVELSRVGNNLNQLARVSNSGIRDPFNIIKQLEEVKMLLQQLKSNIANNDR
- a CDS encoding relaxase/mobilization nuclease domain-containing protein, coding for MIGKITIGKDFYGVLAYNEKKVGEGVGYVIDSNIEYSTAVNMTQEFNLIRQLRPGLGNAVLHVSLNLPYSDQLDDNEFASLGCDYLMKMGFDNNQFIMYRHTDTEHEHIHIVGNRVRYSGRITSDSNIKRRSREVLNDLERKYGLTQISTKIGGKKSLDQKEIEKTLRTGDVPIKLVLQERIGSAISKAMDTTEFIKLLQEQNILPRFNVSETTGRVSGISFKYQNVVYKGSTLGKIFSWNSIVKQIDYEQTRDRSIILSANGKERGTDQADEGNVEGTVKVEPRNNGTAKGTRNSAQQSKSHVGEIKENGIVESLMDESEWNPFKLELTDHGARKKSKRKKKRKGLNK
- a CDS encoding site-specific integrase, encoding MDFYQQIVDEARLKGKIRTANTQQKYIQKLKKFSSYVSFSDLSVQFAKDYEKWMLEKGNKINTVASNFKSMYAVLNKAMKMGVIKENPIRGYTIVTENVEKDSLTFEEITKLSELEIPVRFKGMIKARDMFLFSFYTAGMRFSDICKLKWENIAGNEIVYTMGKSRTRAGAKRTLPLTPKAVAILENYKGRNNTFIFPPLYGMDNKNAEEIEHKLYIANNAINRSLRNACEKAEIGKWVNMHMAKHSFADFAVKKDTGLLMISKLLGHTKLSTTQHYLKDFYHKEEAEEMNRLFG
- a CDS encoding YebC/PmpR family DNA-binding transcriptional regulator — translated: MGRAFEFRKTRKLKRWAAMSKAFTRIGKDIVMAVKEGGTDPDANSKLRAVIQNAKAVNMPKDNIERAIKRASDKSLGDYKEVLFEGYAPHGIAILIETATDNNTRTVANIRSYFNKCNGSLGTSGSVEFMFDHTCNFTINGEGIDPEELELEMIDFGAEEVFVDEEGIHIYAPFESFGAIQKELESRDIEILSSGFDRIPQVTKELSEEEMADVEKLLEKIEEDDDVQNVYHTMQE
- a CDS encoding 4a-hydroxytetrahydrobiopterin dehydratase, coding for MEKLSTAQIGESLKSLSGWSLKDDMIVKSFKFKNFKEAFSVMTRIAFECEHQNHHPNWENVYNNLTIKLNTHDAGGVTQKDIDLAKTIESIVNK
- a CDS encoding sugar nucleotide-binding protein, with amino-acid sequence MEKKKILILGASGFVGNAIYKELCSYFDTYGTYYSNRSFSNNKQFFRYDLEEDDIFRILEKVHPDVIISSLRGNFPAQIQAHHHLMEYLMKSQAKLYFISSANVFDAYSKFPSYEFDKTLSESVYGRLKIKIENMLMRMPKDKTTILRVPMVFGNTSPRVKEIKAQLENKEPIEVFPNLIINVTNDDRLTQQIHYLINRDKAGIFHLGSTDLIHHEEFINEIVQRMGGNQKPIFKRVFTTNEDRYLAALPKDNQLPKNLRISCQEIIDHHIPVD